Proteins encoded by one window of Labrus bergylta chromosome 2, fLabBer1.1, whole genome shotgun sequence:
- the plcxd3 gene encoding PI-PLC X domain-containing protein 3, whose protein sequence is MASSHGRNDVRFADWMASLPPSMHTIPLTNLAIPGSHDSFSFYIDEASPVGPEQPETVQNFVSVFGTVAKKLMRKWLATQTMNFNSQLEAGVRFFDLRISTKPRDPDNELFFAHGLFSATVREGLEQISSFLSAHAREVVFLDFNHFYGVQNLHHEKLVAMLKEVFGEKLCPVVFAQEVSLQYLWEKEFQVLVFYHHPMALEVPFLWPGQMMPSPWANTTDPEKLVQFLQASVTDRRRKGTFFVSQVVLTPKASTVMKGVASGLRETITERALPGMMQWIRSQRPGESGINIITADFVELGEFISAVITLNYHLDDEDDDAT, encoded by the exons ATGGCTTCGTCTCACGGGAGGAACGACGTGCGGTTTGCCGACTGGATGGCAAGTTTACCACCGAGCATGCACACCATCCCGCTCACCAACTTGGCCATTCCCG gttCCCATGATTCCTTCAGTTTCTACATCGACGAGGCGTCTCCTGTGGGCCCCGAGCAGCCCGAGACGGTGCAgaactttgtttctgtttttggcACGGTGGCTAAGAAGCTAATGAGGAAGTGGTTAGCTACGCAGACGATGAACTTCAACAGCCAGCTTGAGGCTGGGGTCCGCTTCTTTGACCTGCGTATCTCCACCAAGCCCCGAGATCCCGACAACGAGCTGTTCTTCGCCCACGGACTCTTCAGCGCCACG gtcAGAGAAGGTCTGGAGCAGATCAGTAGTTTCCTGTCCGCTCATGCCAGAGAGGTCGTGTTCCTGGACTTTAACCACTTCTACGGCGTGCAGAACCTGCACCATGAAAAACTTGTGGCCATGTTGAAAGAGGTGTTTGGAGAGAAACTGTGCCCGGTCGTCTTTGCTCAAGAG GTGAGTCTCCAGTATCTGTGGGAGAAGGAGTTCCAGGTGCTCGTCTTCTACCATCACCCCATGGCCCTGGAGGTGCCCTTCCTGTGGCCGGGCCAGATGATGCCATCTCCCTGGGCCAACACCACCGACCCGGAGAAGCTGGTGCAGTTTCTCCAGGCGTCTGTCACTGATCGCAG GAGGAAGGGGACCTTCTTTGTGTCCCAGGTGGTTCTGACTCCAAAGGCCAGCACAGTGATGAAGGGCGTGGCCAGCGGACTGAGGGAGACCATCACAGAAAG GGCACTGCCGGGTATGATGCAGTGGATCAGGTCACAGAGACCCGGGGAGAGTGGCATCAACATTATCACAGCTGACTTTGTGGAGCTCGGCGAATTCATCAGTGCAGTCATCACCCTCAACTATCACCTGGATGACGAGGACGATGATGCCACCTGA